In Amphiura filiformis unplaced genomic scaffold, Afil_fr2py scaffold_24, whole genome shotgun sequence, one genomic interval encodes:
- the LOC140143589 gene encoding uncharacterized protein — protein MVLYRLQMLAERVYPESQCGFRSGRSTIDMIFSLRQFHEQCRDQRQPLFIDLTKAFDLVSGKGLFTLREKIGCPPKLFKIVISFHEGMHGTIQYDGSSSAAFKIRSGVKHGCVLAPTLFSIFFSLCVSPHKVCSTSDVS, from the coding sequence ATGGTCCTGTACAGGTTGCAGATGCTAGCTGAGCGTGTTTATCCTGAATCACAGTGTGGCTTCAGGTCTGGGAGGTCAACCATCGATATGATATTCTCCTTACGGCAATTTCACGAACAATGTCGGGATCAGAGACAACCGCTCTTCATCGACCTGACTAAGGCATTCGACCTAGTCAGCGGGAAAGGTCTCTTCACACTACGCGAGAAAATTGGATGCCCACCAAAGCTGTTTAAGATAGTCATATCCTTCCATGAAGGAATGCACGGCACTATCCAGTATGACGGCTCCTCGTCAGCTGCCTTCAAAATCAGGAGTGGAGTGAAGCATGGATGTGTGCTTGCTCCTACACTCTTCAGTATCTTTTTCTCTCTGTGTGTATCTCCACACAAGGTCTGTTCAACCTCAGACGTATCCTAG